A single Amphiprion ocellaris isolate individual 3 ecotype Okinawa chromosome 15, ASM2253959v1, whole genome shotgun sequence DNA region contains:
- the LOC111569695 gene encoding homocysteine-responsive endoplasmic reticulum-resident ubiquitin-like domain member 2 protein isoform X2: protein MDQAIVDSPVTLVIRAPNQKYNDQTINCYQNWTVEKLKAHLSDVYPSKPSSKDQRLVYSGKLLLDHFTLKDVLRKDEYHMLHLVCTSRTPPSSPKPPRSCSNKPQESAAGPTTLQNSSSPGQDGQTSTAEGSDGLRQRAGPFPYHQMHPQFMHSWNQFSSQPNLPTNMPAYYNPMTLMWWQQLYARQYYMHYHLLAASSQNLRPDQPSTQPNQSDPLSQRPQVGRHGNPEVQMNAQGGEILNEEELNRDWLDWVYTFSRAAILLSIVYFYSSFSRFVMVMMAMLVLYLHQAGWFPFNLDEFQLPGDRANQDDMEGELQNHDLQEMEGVMDDGSDDESGEEGAEDPNSAPHTGFLSSTWSFIITFFMSLIPEGPPNAAN from the exons ATGGATCAAGCTATTGTGGACAGTCCTGTCACCCTTGTCATCAGGGCTCCCAATCAGAAGTACAATGACCAGACAATCAACTGTTACCAGAACTGGACTGTGGAGAAACTGAAAGCCCACCTGTCTGATGTTTACCCAAGTAAACCA aGCTCCAAAGACCAGAGGCTGGTGTATTCTGGAAAGCTGCTCTTGGATCACTTTACCTTAAAAGATGTGCTCAGGAAG GACGAGTACCATATGCTCCATCTGGTGTGCACCTCAAGAACCCCTCCCAGCTCCCCAAAGCCCCCCCGCAGCTGCAGTAACAAGCCTCAGGAGAGCGCTGCCGGTCCCACG ACCCTTCAGAACTCCAGTAGCCCCGGTCAGGACGGCCAGACGTCTACAGCAGAGGGCAGTGATGGGCTCCGACAGCGAGCTGGACCCTTCCCCTACCACCAGATGCATCCACAGTTTATGCACAG ctgGAATCAGTTCTCCTCACAGCCCAACCTTCCCACAAACATGCCTGCATATTACAACCCCATGACCCTCATGTGGTGGCAGCAGCTGTACGCCAGACAGTACTACATGCATTA TCACCTACTGGCTGCCTCCTCCCAGAACCTCAGGCCCGACCAGCCTTCCACTCAACCAAACCAGTCGGATCCCCTGAGCCAGCGGCCGCAAGTGGGTCGCCACGGCAACCCGGAGGTCCAGATGAACGCCCAGGGAGGGGAGATCCTGAACGAGGAGGAGCTCAACCGGGACTGGCTGGACTGGGTGTACACGTTCTCACGCGCTGCCATCTTGCTCAGTATAGTCTACTTCTACTCATCCTTCAGCCGCTTCGTCATGGTGATGATGGCCATGCTGGTGCTGTACCT GCACCAGGCTGGCTGGTTTCCCTTTAATCTGGACGAGTTCCAGCTTCCTGGAGACAGAGCCAATCAGGACGACATGGAGGGAGAGTTACAAAACCACGACTTACAAGAAATG GAAGGAGTGATGGACGACGGCTCCGATGATGAGAGTGGAGAGGAGGGAGCAGAAGATCCCAACAGCGCCCCCCACACCGGCTTCTTGTCCTCCACCTGGTCCTTCATCATCACCTTCTTCATGTCGCTGATCCCAGAGGGGCCACCCAACGCTGCTAACTGA
- the LOC111569695 gene encoding homocysteine-responsive endoplasmic reticulum-resident ubiquitin-like domain member 2 protein isoform X1: MDQAIVDSPVTLVIRAPNQKYNDQTINCYQNWTVEKLKAHLSDVYPSKPSSKDQRLVYSGKLLLDHFTLKDVLRKQDEYHMLHLVCTSRTPPSSPKPPRSCSNKPQESAAGPTTLQNSSSPGQDGQTSTAEGSDGLRQRAGPFPYHQMHPQFMHSWNQFSSQPNLPTNMPAYYNPMTLMWWQQLYARQYYMHYHLLAASSQNLRPDQPSTQPNQSDPLSQRPQVGRHGNPEVQMNAQGGEILNEEELNRDWLDWVYTFSRAAILLSIVYFYSSFSRFVMVMMAMLVLYLHQAGWFPFNLDEFQLPGDRANQDDMEGELQNHDLQEMEGVMDDGSDDESGEEGAEDPNSAPHTGFLSSTWSFIITFFMSLIPEGPPNAAN, translated from the exons ATGGATCAAGCTATTGTGGACAGTCCTGTCACCCTTGTCATCAGGGCTCCCAATCAGAAGTACAATGACCAGACAATCAACTGTTACCAGAACTGGACTGTGGAGAAACTGAAAGCCCACCTGTCTGATGTTTACCCAAGTAAACCA aGCTCCAAAGACCAGAGGCTGGTGTATTCTGGAAAGCTGCTCTTGGATCACTTTACCTTAAAAGATGTGCTCAGGAAG CAGGACGAGTACCATATGCTCCATCTGGTGTGCACCTCAAGAACCCCTCCCAGCTCCCCAAAGCCCCCCCGCAGCTGCAGTAACAAGCCTCAGGAGAGCGCTGCCGGTCCCACG ACCCTTCAGAACTCCAGTAGCCCCGGTCAGGACGGCCAGACGTCTACAGCAGAGGGCAGTGATGGGCTCCGACAGCGAGCTGGACCCTTCCCCTACCACCAGATGCATCCACAGTTTATGCACAG ctgGAATCAGTTCTCCTCACAGCCCAACCTTCCCACAAACATGCCTGCATATTACAACCCCATGACCCTCATGTGGTGGCAGCAGCTGTACGCCAGACAGTACTACATGCATTA TCACCTACTGGCTGCCTCCTCCCAGAACCTCAGGCCCGACCAGCCTTCCACTCAACCAAACCAGTCGGATCCCCTGAGCCAGCGGCCGCAAGTGGGTCGCCACGGCAACCCGGAGGTCCAGATGAACGCCCAGGGAGGGGAGATCCTGAACGAGGAGGAGCTCAACCGGGACTGGCTGGACTGGGTGTACACGTTCTCACGCGCTGCCATCTTGCTCAGTATAGTCTACTTCTACTCATCCTTCAGCCGCTTCGTCATGGTGATGATGGCCATGCTGGTGCTGTACCT GCACCAGGCTGGCTGGTTTCCCTTTAATCTGGACGAGTTCCAGCTTCCTGGAGACAGAGCCAATCAGGACGACATGGAGGGAGAGTTACAAAACCACGACTTACAAGAAATG GAAGGAGTGATGGACGACGGCTCCGATGATGAGAGTGGAGAGGAGGGAGCAGAAGATCCCAACAGCGCCCCCCACACCGGCTTCTTGTCCTCCACCTGGTCCTTCATCATCACCTTCTTCATGTCGCTGATCCCAGAGGGGCCACCCAACGCTGCTAACTGA